A part of Leptolyngbyaceae cyanobacterium genomic DNA contains:
- a CDS encoding permease, translated as MTNAYRQHSSPQIDRMNQLNNGFTLFLSLLVEAMPFLLLGVIFSGVLLLFIDEGKLSKSMPQNPLLGALAGSLVGFLFPVCECGNVPVARRLLIQGVPTPVAIGFLLAAPTINPIVIWATWTAFRDQPEIVVLRVLFSLTIATIVGWVFSVQTDLRPILQQQVANLIPAPKQRVAWANTSLPEEPIPALLQSGTFLLTQPGQVMRMDAATFAGNSGFLSTNKPTKYRLRLFLDNTVQELRELGAVLVVGSAIAATIQVLIPREVILGLGQSPVTSILAMMVLAAVVSICSTVDSFFALSFASVFTPASVLAFLVFGPMIDLKAIGLMLSIFKSRAVIYFLGLAALLTFLFTLLYQIAY; from the coding sequence TTGACAAACGCTTACAGACAACACTCCTCACCACAAATCGATCGAATGAATCAATTAAACAATGGTTTTACCCTATTCCTGAGTTTGCTAGTAGAAGCGATGCCCTTTCTACTGCTTGGGGTAATCTTTTCAGGCGTGCTGCTATTATTTATCGACGAAGGCAAACTGAGTAAATCAATGCCTCAAAACCCTTTGCTGGGGGCTTTAGCAGGCAGCTTAGTAGGGTTTTTGTTTCCGGTGTGCGAATGTGGCAACGTACCAGTAGCGAGGCGGCTGTTAATTCAGGGAGTACCCACACCAGTAGCAATCGGTTTTTTACTAGCAGCCCCTACTATTAATCCGATCGTAATTTGGGCAACTTGGACGGCATTTCGAGACCAACCGGAAATTGTCGTACTGCGAGTACTATTTTCCCTGACGATCGCCACCATTGTAGGATGGGTATTTAGCGTACAGACCGACTTGCGACCGATTTTGCAACAACAAGTAGCTAACCTCATCCCAGCACCCAAACAGCGAGTAGCATGGGCTAATACATCTTTACCAGAAGAACCAATACCAGCTTTATTGCAATCGGGTACTTTTTTATTAACGCAGCCCGGTCAAGTAATGCGGATGGATGCAGCCACATTTGCCGGAAATTCTGGTTTTTTATCAACTAATAAACCAACCAAATACCGCCTGCGTTTGTTTTTAGATAATACAGTGCAAGAACTCAGGGAATTAGGGGCAGTATTAGTGGTGGGAAGCGCTATAGCTGCCACTATTCAAGTACTGATTCCCCGCGAAGTGATTCTCGGTTTAGGTCAAAGTCCCGTCACTTCCATTTTGGCCATGATGGTACTGGCAGCAGTAGTATCGATTTGTTCCACCGTCGATTCCTTTTTTGCTCTTTCGTTTGCTTCTGTATTTACCCCTGCTTCCGTGTTGGCCTTTCTAGTATTTGGCCCGATGATCGACCTGAAAGCAATTGGTTTAATGTTATCGATATTCAAGAGCAGAGCGGTGATTTATTTCTTGGGTTTAGCAGCATTGCTTACTTTTTTGTTTACCCTACTTTATCAAATAGCATACTAA